From the genome of Perca flavescens isolate YP-PL-M2 chromosome 12, PFLA_1.0, whole genome shotgun sequence, one region includes:
- the LOC114565578 gene encoding dual specificity protein phosphatase 18, with the protein MSVSQITPTLFLSGADGPLNAALMSQKRITLIVNATLSHASPAYPGVECVRVPVSDLPSARLGDHFDRVAERIHGNRAGGTLVHCAVGMSRSPALVMAYLMRYRGVTLGQAHRWVRDSRPFVRLNSGFWEQLLQYERRLYGRNTVRVEPVREAPRSVPLALPLTPKLTLVPRSPLMSRPQAMTPASRRRRGTKAGAVKI; encoded by the coding sequence ATGTCGGTGTCTCAGATCACGCCCACGCTGTTCCTCAGCGGCGCCGACGGCCCCCTGAACGCCGCGCTGATGTCACAGAAACGCATCACGCTGATCGTGAACGCCACGCTGAGCCACGCCAGCCCGGCCTACCCCGGCGTGGAGTGCGTTCGAGTCCCGGTCTCCGACCTGCCCAGCGCGCGCCTCGGGGACCACTTCGACCGCGTGGCCGAGCGGATCCACGGGAACCGCGCCGGGGGAACGCTGGTGCACTGCGCCGTGGGCATGAGCCGCTCGCCGGCGCTGGTCATGGCGTACCTGATGCGCTACCGTGGCGTGACGCTAGGCCAGGCGCACCGCTGGGTGCGGGACAGCCGGCCCTTCGTGCGGCTCAACTCCGGATTCTGGGAGCAGCTGCTGCAGTACGAGAGGAGGCTGTACGGCAGGAACACCGTCAGGGTGGAGCCCGTGCGGGAGGCGCCGCGGTCGGTACCGTTAGCGCTACCGCTAACGCCAAAGCTAACGCTGGTCCCCAGGTCGCCGCTGATGTCACGACCGCAAGCGATGACGCCCGCAAGCAGGCGCAGAAGAGGAACCAAAGCCGGCGCTGTCAAAATCTGA
- the sft2d3 gene encoding vesicle transport protein SFT2C produces the protein MAELNRQLQEYLSQSKGGGARTISQSSSSTTVDLDDPESVPGSWFGRWSSRWSGSSNSGQSSGGNSGFSWPWSAEPDPCLPGMSRRQRLVAFAVCASFSALCFGLSALYAPLLLLYARKFALLWSLGSLFAIAAAGVLRGPSRLASGLHKSPGAAVYLCALAGTLYAALSLHSTVLTALGAALQVAVIFGYVVSLLPGGSAGIRFMGGMAASAIKRTVTGKTMPI, from the coding sequence ATGGCGGAACTGAACCGACAGCTGCAGGAGTACCTGTCCCAGTCTAAAGGCGGCGGAGCCCGGACCATCTCCCAGTCCAGCTCCAGCACCACGGTGGACCTGGACGATCCGGAGTCGGTACCAGGCAGCTGGTTCGGCCGGTGGTCGAGCCGCTGGTCCGGGTCCAGCAACTCCGGCCAGAGCTCCGGTGGAAACAGCGGCTTTTCCTGGCCGTGGTCGGCCGAGCCGGACCCCTGCCTGCCGGGCATGAGCCGCCGCCAACGGCTTGTGGCTTTCGCCGTGTGCGCGTCCTTCTCCGCGCTGTGCTTCGGACTGTCTGCGCTTTACGCGCCGCTGCTGCTTCTCTACGCGCGCAAGTTCGCGCTGCTGTGGTCTCTGGGTTCTCTGTTCGCCATCGCAGCCGCGGGGGTCCTTCGCGGGCCCAGCAGACTCGCCTCCGGGCTGCACAAGTCCCCCGGAGCCGCGGTGTACCTGTGCGCCCTGGCCGGGACCCTTTACGCGGCGCTGAGCCTCCACAGCACCGTGCTGACGGCGCTGGGAGCTGCCCTACAGGTGGCCGTGATCTTCGGCTACGTGGTGTCTCTGCTGCCCGGTGGCAGCGCCGGGATCCGGTTCATGGGCGGCATGGCGGCGTCCGCCATCAAGAGGACAGTTACCGGGAAAACTATGCCGATCTGA